The proteins below come from a single Chitinivibrionales bacterium genomic window:
- the rpmB gene encoding 50S ribosomal protein L28 — MAKTCEVCGKSPVSGSTISHAHNVNKRIFFPNLRTIKTKVNGTSKRIKICMKCLKAMAKA; from the coding sequence GTGTGCGGGAAAAGCCCGGTGTCCGGCTCGACCATCTCGCACGCGCACAATGTCAACAAAAGGATTTTCTTTCCCAACCTGCGCACCATCAAGACCAAGGTGAACGGAACGTCCAAGCGCATAAAAATCTGCATGAAATGCCTTAAGGCAATGGCTAAGGCGTAA